One genomic region from Hordeum vulgare subsp. vulgare unplaced genomic scaffold, MorexV3_pseudomolecules_assembly, whole genome shotgun sequence encodes:
- the LOC123422100 gene encoding NAD(P)H-quinone oxidoreductase subunit 2 A, chloroplastic-like: MDSVLYIREEEARNPLFDSDSPTPVVAFLSVTSKVAASASATRILDIPFYFSSNEWHLLLEILAILSMILGNLLAITQTSMKRMLAYSSIGQIGYVIIGIIVGDSNDGYASMITYMLFYISMNLGTFACIVLFGLRTGTDNIRDYAGLYMKDPFLALSLALCLLSLGGLPPLAGFFGKLYLFWCGWQAGLYFLVSIGLLTSVLSIYYYLKIIKLLMTGRNQEITPYVRNYRRSPLRSNNSIELSMTVCVIASTIPGIQ, from the exons ATGGATTCGGTCTTATACATACGCGAGGAAG AAGCGAGGAATCCTCTTTTCGACTCTGACTCCCCCACTCCAGTCGTTGCTTTTCTTTCTGTTACTTCGAAagtagctgcttcagcttcagccacgcgaattctcgatattcctttttatttctcatcaaacgaatggcatcttcttctggaaatcctagctattcttagcatgattttgGGGAATCTCCTTGCTATTACTCAAACAAGCATGAAACGTATGCTTGCATATTCGTCCATAGGGCAAATCGGATATGTAATTATTGGAATAATTGTTGGAGACTCAAATGATGGATATGCAAGCATGATAACTTATATGCTGTTCTATATCTCCATGAATCTAGGAACTTTTGCTTGCATTGTATTATTTGGTCTACGTACCGGAACTGATAACATTCGAGATTATGCAGGATTATACATGAAAGATCCTTTTTTGGCTCTCTCTTTAGCCCTATGTCTCTTATCCCTAGGAGGCCTTCCTCCACTAGCAGGTTTCTTCGGAAAACTCTATCTATTCTGGTGTGGATGGCAAGCAGGCCTATATTTCTTGGTTTCAATAGGACTCCTTACGAGCGTTCTTTCTATCTACTATTATCTAAAAATAATCAAGTTATTAATGACTGGACGAAACCAAGAAATAACCCCTTATGTGCGAAATTATAGAAGATCCCCTTTAAGATCAAACAATTCCATCGAATTGAGTATGACTGTATGTGTGATAGCATCTACTATACCAGGAATTCAATGA
- the LOC123422106 gene encoding NAD(P)H-quinone oxidoreductase subunit 2 B, chloroplastic-like: MIWHVQNENFILDSTRIFMKAFHLLLFNGSFIFPECILIFGLILLLMIDSTSDQKDRPWFYFISSTSLVISITALLFRWREEPIISFSGNFQTNNFNEIFQFLILLCSTLCIPLSVEYIECTEMAITEFLLFVLTATLGGMFLCGANDLITIFVAPECFSLCSYLLSGYTKRDLRSNEATMKYLLMGGASSSILVHGFSWLYGSSGGEIELQEIVNGLINTQMYNSPGISIALISITVGLGFKLSPAPFHQWTPDVYEGVWFVRQIPTSISISEVFGFCKTP, translated from the coding sequence ATGATCTGGCATGTACAGAATGAAAACTTCATTCTCGATTCTACGAGAATTTTTATGAAAGCGTTTCATTTGCTTCTCTTCAATGGAAGTTTCATTTTCCCAGAATGTATCCTAATTTTTGGCCTAATTCTTCTTCTGATGATCGATTCAACCTCTGATCAAAAAGATAGACCTTGGTTCTATTTCATCTCTTCAACAAGTTTAGTAATAAGCATAACGGCCCTATTGTTCCGATGGAGAGAAGAACCTATAATTAGCTTTTCGGGAAATTTCCAAACGAACAATTTCAACGAAATCTTTCAATTTCTCATTTTATTATGTTCAACTTTATGTATTCCTCTATCCgtagagtacattgaatgtacagaAATGGCTATAACAGAGTTTCTGTTATTCGTATTAACAGCTACTCTAGGGGGAATGTTTTTATGTGGTGCTAACGATTTAATAACTATCTTTGTAGCTCCAGAATGTTTCAGTTTATGTTCCTACCTATTGTCTGGATATACCAAGAGAGATCTACGGTCTAATGAGGCTACTATGAAATATTTACTCATGGGTGGGGCAAGCTCTTCTATTCTGGTTCATGGTTTCTCTTGGCTATATGGTTCATCTGGGGGGGAGATCGAGCTTCAAGAAATTGTGAACGGTCTTATCAATACACAAATGTATAACTCCCCAGGAATTTCAATTGCGCTTATATCCATCACTGTAGGACTTGGGTTCAAGCTTTCCCCAGCCCCTTTTCATCAATGGACTCCTGACGTCTACGAAGGAGTGTGGTTCGTTCGACAAATTCCTACCTCTATATCTATCTCTGAGGTGTTTGGGTTTTGCAAAACTCCATAG